TGGCAATAAATCTTATGCAAAAAGGATCACACTGTAGAATAGTGTAGGCCTGTGTCATTGTGCTTTTCTTGTAAGATCTCTCGAAAGGGACGCCTCATCAGGGATGAAGTGAAGCGTGAATGTTGCTGCAGGTGAATGATGTCACCACTTCAGCACTGTCGCCCTGTTCCCTATTGTCCTCGACGCCAACAAAACAATGAAGATGAAGTATCGCGCTTCCTGGCTACTATTTGATCTTTGTTTCTGTAAAGCTCTAGATAGAGTTACATGCGTATGGTTTGTGAAGTCGTTCCGACGGTGGAAAGGACTATCATTCGTAGCTAAAGATACGCGTCGTTTGCAGTTGACCTTCGGCTTTTGCAATTCTGTCTCGGACAGTATGTTGTGTGCTTGCTCCGTTGCATGATTTATTGTGGATTGTTCCCGATTTGATGCATTGCTCTAAGCCACATTGATGTTACACACGAATCGATTTGATGTTACAGTCTATAAATCGTACCTTACTAGCTTACCACAACGAGCGAGAACTTGCTTCGGAACTTggcaaatgtaattaaatgataagaaaacacttttccacttccttgtttgcttgtttaaaGTTGTACCAGCTAAAGCTAGGAAAGGgagaaacaaacagcaaatgaaaacaatcgtTCAATTCACAGTAAGGGAACAAAACTTTCCCCTTTCAGACGCCATTCGTGAAAGTTGTTTAAGTGTGCTGCGTACGATGCGGTAGCAATTATGGCATTTATAGCTGTTTGCGAGATAATGATAACATGATTGCTTCTTAATAGCTTTGCAAGTGTTCACTAGAAACGGGaactataaaaaagaaaagcattacaaatgataaaaagaaattaaaatataaaaaagaaactcaaaGCTGATCCAATGAACGACTTGGCGTCTCCATTGAAAAAGCTGGATTGAAGTTTAAAGTTTCGATAACCGATTaatcattttaataattattgaagcaatgtttaaaaataaaaaaacagtaaacaaaacagaaaagtttTATACCTTAGAATATCTttcgaaatttattttccactctatCGCAATTGCAGACCAACATTCAACAATATTGACGAatggtttttaaataattttctaatGAATTTCATGATGACGtaagttaaaacaaaattatccaaatataaaaaaaaatattatttatagttTAAGATTAGTACAATTTATTATTAGAACATAGTAACAATTTAGCTTTAAAACGAAacgttaaatttaattacaaataaataaacgcaagacaagtgaaataaaattacccTACAAAACCCTCTaaaaacttgtttttcttttatacctCTTTTAGCAAGGATAACCGTTATTAAAACAGTGCTGACTCAACTCAAAACTATTCAATACGAAAAACATTTTAGCACAGTCATCAGCACGGCCCACGAACGAAATCGCACACACGGTGACAAATGATTTTCCCGCGTGTGAAATGAATCCACCATTTGATTTACTATCGCCAGTTTGACGTACCACACATCTATTGCACCGCAAggcaacacacaaaatgaaAGCCGACGAACTGCAACCATTTGTTTATTGGCCTTCCCATTGCTTGTACAAATTTCTGCACGGcagaaagtaaaagtaaacaaaGTGGGTACGTTAAGCAACGCCAGAATGTCTTCATCTTTGGCGCTAATTGGGGTTCATCAAGTTCTCGCTCTCTCCCGCTTGAGGTTGTTTTGCTACGGGTTCAGCTCAATCAACTAGCGGTTGGCCTGCCGTACAACTTATGTGAGATGACAACGAATCATCATACCATTTGTCCTAAACATAACTATGATGATTCAGTTCAATGTAATGCCTTTCCCCCCTTTCGTGGGGTTCAGTTCGGTCCGCTTCGGTACGATAcccaaaacaagcaacaattttgcaacaaatcacTGAGTTAGCGAGAGGATCGTGTTTGCAGGGTTGTCACAGCATCAGTACGTGTGCATTGATCGACGATTGTTGTCTCTGGTCGAAGCGATGCTTTAAAAGATCGCGATCGTCGTCCACGAAAGCAAACGCAGATACCGTTGCGTCGTGAGAGGAACACCACGAAGGCTATTTTTGTGCGTCTCGTATTGTATATTGTTCGTGTTCGCGAGAGACAGCgaggagggtttttttcttcttgcgtaTACGGTGATTGTGACGATTGCGAGACGACTTAACGTGCCGGGAAGCTAACCGCGAATCGATTGCCGGTTGCGAACCAGTCTGAGTTATACCGTGCACGGGAAAGGAACAGCACAGCTGCAAGCAGTTAAAgccgtttttattttagtgaagGAATCTCTACTTTGAAGTTTGAAGGTGAGTGGATCTTTTTGTCTGTTTGAAGGGTTTAATAATTGAAGAAATCGAATGTGATGTGTTTGGTGCGGTGTTAGAAGATTGGTGATGATTGGAGTGAAGGTGAAAGCAATtatatttgtattatttcaaacaaattggaTACAAAGTGGCTAGAATGGAATAAAACTTTAGTTgaaaattaactaaaaaaagTGTGATATATTGAAGACGGCAATATGgttttggttgcaataggAAATTGTTTAAGTTGAATTAAGTTGTGCTTAaacatacatatatgtatgttatttctataatttaattttctttaaaataactACCAAGAGTGTCTACTTTTcgcaattattttctttatgttttaacAATGAAATTCAACTTCCGCTTTAGTGTTATAAattaagcgaaaaaaaatcaatttttgatTACAATGGAAATGCAACACCAATAAccatttgaacaaaaaaaaactctgatAGTACAATCTGAAACTGACTTTGATAAGCCTAACCTAAATTGCAACATTCATTACCATTCATTCCGTCTTATCACACAAAGTGATTCACCTTGAGTTGTGATTCAAAAGTGCAAAAGAACCATCCAAACAGGTTCGGTCGCGAATCTTATCATATCGCGCGATTAAAAGAATGGGattattgatttaaaaaaaagcagaagtgCACTCAATGATACATGATACGTACTAATTTTGTAGCAGCAAGCATGTATAGTGTAcatagaatgaaaaaaaatcacatttacGCGTACAATGGCAAACGCCTTCGAAACATGTCGCGTCTGGTTAATGTCTGGCGCTCTATATGATTGCCCTAACAGTAGAACGGTGTGGGTAATGAAAAGAAGAGGAGAGAGTTGGTTGgtcataaattaaaacaccCACCAACATGCAAATTGCACTTGCGCCTTGCgaagttataaaaataataaaaaaaagcgaacttCTAGTGGCCGGGTGCATTTTTGAATTACATATTAATTAAGCGTAGTTTAAGCAGCTGATGATGGTTCGCTTAGTGCGGAACGAGTTTTTCGAGCATTCTTTCCtcttatgtgtatgtgtgtgtatgtgtgggttgGGTGTAAAGGGTTTGGAATCTGATGCCCAGAAACGCACAGACGTGGTGGGTTTCAGATGTCGCGCCGGCTGAGTCACGTCTCGTCTGTTTCCGGTGCTATGATCTTATCCTATCGTCCTGCTCATTTGCTTGTGGCATTCATTTTCGGACAGTAAGGGATGATTCATGGGTTTGATGCCCTTGCTGCAACCACGCCGAACACGATCAATTCGCGTGACTACTACTCAAAACAATTCCGGTTCAATTGGCAAGACTCAGTAACTGCAGCTTCCGCACAAGTGATAGGGTGCGCCAACACGAAAACTGATCATGGAAGTTATTGCAAAAGGTCTcggcaaaatgcaaaaacctGTATGTGATGGcagtatttttattgcattaaatCGTATCATTACCATTACGCGGAAACCAGGTTGTAATACGTGCGCCCCCGGACGAAGAATTATGTTGGCGAATATTTTATCGCCACTTTTTTACGCGGTAATGATCGTACGAGACCAGGTACTGATTTGATGTGGAAGGTAGCACGGGTTGGAAAGGTGGTGATATCATTTCTGACACCTTCTGGTTGCGTAggaacggtccgaatgggaccTAAAACACATGGAATCGAATTTATTGCGCCAGGTGGTCAGTGTTAATGGAAGCAGGACCCCAGCCAGCTGTTGCCTTGCGATGATATTATTGGGTGCTTTGCAAAGTTTTGACCGTTGGTCACTGTTTATTGGTGGTAAATAAGATTATTTATAAGTATTTTATGGTTTTAAAGTTAATTCTTCTTCTCAGTTGTATATGAGATTCGTGCAAATTGGCTTGAagtcattttgccacttttgaTTATAAAATTGAGGAAGTATTGTTAacattactcttttttttttattcataaagaacggcctggccgtattgctaacATTACTCTTTattaacagaaaaaataaataatattggaaaaaatacacaagaaTGATcctaaaagtaaataaaccaaaaaataaattttaattgcaacTCCAACGAATCAAAAAGCTAACAGAAAAGTTCGAAAGTgatcaaaaaaatttattaaactaaAATAATTTCCCATCCTATAGCATTGTAGTGTAATCATGCATttagaagaagagaaaaaacattcattttatttcatgttcATACACCATTAGCATCGTTTTTAAGCcgctgttttatttattattcacaTGCATGTAGTAAAGCCACAAAAACGTTTTGTTCGGATTACATTTGTAAAAGTGATGGAACATGGAACATTTCATACCACGTACAATAGACTCGGTCGTcctttaaattctttttttttgtggtaaacATTCAACAATTAAAGGAAAGGTTTTCTCTttagtttgctgtttgctttacgtttgtttttctgtttccttttggtaatttttttcaCATACAGCTGAGGAAATGCTATGTAAATGGCTCTtctggtaaaaaaaaagacataacatatggagtttgtttttgctaccaGTTCGCTTATGAAAACGACAGTTCTCATGCAAAATGTCTTCAGGATAGTTTTTGTAACACTTACAAATAAATTTGAGCGCAGAAAAGGAACAGTTTAAGAGCTTTGCAAAATTCgtaagattttaatttttaaattatgtttttccgCAAAATTTAATGCTTCCCAACTCACAATTCTCGCATCATTTCGCACCTCATTTagataattcatttttttttacgcaaGAACGTTGATTATAATTGATGACATTTTGCTACCGAAATTACCGACCACCACCCATGGTGAAGGTGAAGTGTTTCATAAACTCGCCTTTTGTTTATGAACAGCGCGCATGTATGTAAAACCTTCTTGTGTATCATCGTCGACCAACCAGCACGGTGGTGTAGgactttttttccctctgtCTCTCGCGCCAAATTCATTTTCacgaaacaattttaatgtttcgCCGTTTTGCTGTCTGTTCCGTCTGCCGCCGGTTCTTCTACATATGCAGTTATATTAACCTCACGGACCGTGTACAATTTATAATGCTTCAAAGCACGGGATGTTGGTTTTACCACGCATTACTCGTTAGGGGTTTTAGTACGGTTCGTAGTGTTTCGTGCCGTGGTCAAGCACAATGGTAGGAAGAAAGAAGTTCTCGAAACGGGGGAACATACCAAATGAACGACATATGTTACGGGCTGTCACTCCGGTCAGAGGCACGATCGTGTGGAATGTTCTGTCCACACAATTAGGCCTCATTTTGCGTACCTGTGAAGCAGCGTGGGGGAGATAGTTGTTTCTAAAACAGGGTGAAATGTTTGGTTTGAAGAGCTTGGAAATGTGATGAATTTTTGTTCCAACAAACCTCCCGAAGAAATTAAGCAGAATATTCCTAATGCAAAACGATCTACTCATTACCATTTTTCACCTCGTAGCAACAGGTTTTCAAATTCTGATGCACTTCAATTTAGATGCATTCTATTGTAATTAATTCTTACTCTATTTTACTTTTCGTTCAACGTTTCCTCCAAGGGGAAAAGCGATCCACTCTTGTTCCTTTCTCTGTCACACTCTGTCCGATTCGTATTAaccttttttattcacttttcacctttagcgaaaggaaaagaaattacttttgcaaaaaaatgtaaccaaTGACACcgttttaaaatcaatttctgcTCATTGTTTACTTCCTTACGTTGGCACTTACGCTGGTCCCATGTTTCTCTTTCCTTACCAAACAAACATCCGTTTAATTAATGCCACCCATTCGACACGTAATTGAACCCaattaattcaaattaaacacacacaaacctgATGACTAATATCGTCccagaaattaaaaaatgccaTAACACACCCTCTTGAACGTCTACGCTTTCCAAAGTCCTTGACACGATCGGTTCCCCGTTCTGATCGGTATACTTACAAAAGCAGGTTCGTTTGCATCGTAcagaaaagtaaataaacaatgtatggtggaaaacaaaaaagcaccccTTGAtggggaaaaaggaaagaaaagggtCAACAACATGACCTCTCCGATTTAAGTATCAGGCAGCGTTAAAGGAAAAACATCAtttctcatcatcatctcaTCGGGTTAGGAATTAGGAAGGGATGATTCGTACTAGTTTTACCCTGGCGCGTACCGGGCCAAAAGACAACGGAATGAGTCCGCTtttacacgtttttttttttggtggaggaAGACTAAGGAAAAGTGATGAGCGAAAACAGAAACTCGGAAAGGGTAATGGAAGCGGAGAGTGGTTTAAAAATAACGCCCTCGTGGTAGAGACACGGTATGCATGTTTTCCCGGATTTTCCCAGCTATCCGAGTCATCCGTGTATGGTTCACTCTTACACACGAAGAGTTTCGCTCtctgtttctttctctctctctctctctctctcctagTCACACCATTTAAGTGTCCGTTGATGGAAGAATAGAAAATGAACGATCGAGAGGTGAGGAATTCCACTCGTTCAATCGCCAATATAGATTTTTAACGTTTGCCGCACATGTGTGGGCTACAGCCGCCAAACATAACCTCAATCGATTTCAAATTTTGACAGAACTAGGtgcaaatgattttaaattttcccccTGTTCccttcttttctgttttaacagCACCATGGCCCTAGCCGAGAACACCAccaagacggaaatgacgctgaCGGAAACCTCGACGCCCGTCATCTCGAAGGAGGTGATCACCGAACGTACGGCGGACGGTGTATCGGAGAAGAACGTCACCCAGTCCAAGAGTTACGGTTCGGCCAGCGAAAAATCCATGGTTGAAGAGTCGGCCAACTCGATCACGAAGAAGCACGAAAAGTCCGAATCGGCATTCGCGTCGGAGCGCAGTGTAACGGAGTCGGTATCGGACGGTGGCGCACTTGCCTCTTCACTGCTGTCTTCCTCATCGCTGGTCAGTTCCGTCACGAGCAGTAAGGTGGTGTCGTCCTCGTTCAGCTCGTCCACCTCATCGTCCATCTCGTCTTCGATGAAATCCTCATCGTTCGATTCCAGTACCGCGATCGATGAGTTCTTCAAGAACTGAACCATCGGACGGTACAGTGCGTTCGCCTTGTGATCACTATTATGATACCattatgatttaatttgtaacgtttcaaattcaaacaatttaagcatgttttgtttccgccacaaaacaaaccatcgtttcgtttcgctcgTCTAGTACAAGTTGAATGTACAAGCTCATCTGTCGTCTGTCTGTTCGAAAAgatcaacaaaacataacttCATCGTTCGCATCAAACAATGTGTTCGgaataaaataagaataaaggaaacaaatttcaaacacaaaaccaaacagggattttttttccgctGGGGTTTTTCACTATACATCGAGATCAAGGACAATCCAAACGACAACTCATGCTACCGACCATAACGTTgagcgaaaaaacaaaacgcaaacattGTGCTAAAATTACTCCCGAAACTCCAAGATACcgtgcaataaaacaaacacctaAAACGAATCGATTGGGTTTGTGCAAAAAACGGTTTTAGGGTTTTTGCAGCTCAacgtgttggttgttttttttatacgatTTACCTTGCAGCGGTATTAATTTTCATACTGTTCTGTGCGTTCCGTACAACTACTGTCTCCATCACCTGTGCATCCATCCACACCGTATCGCAGGTAAGATGCGCCATGTAGT
The DNA window shown above is from Anopheles funestus chromosome 3RL, idAnoFuneDA-416_04, whole genome shotgun sequence and carries:
- the LOC125770363 gene encoding uncharacterized protein LOC125770363, with translation MALAENTTKTEMTLTETSTPVISKEVITERTADGVSEKNVTQSKSYGSASEKSMVEESANSITKKHEKSESAFASERSVTESVSDGGALASSLLSSSSLVSSVTSSKVVSSSFSSSTSSSISSSMKSSSFDSSTAIDEFFKN